The window ACTGCATTTGAAGAGTTActttcaattaataaataatgagaatttatCTATTTTGAAGCGACAAAATGTTAATAAGATAAGaaacttaataaaaaagaaattaataaactatAACTCTAGttatctaaatatttaataaaagaatgTACACTGGCTTATATATccactaaaaagaaaaatggaaaattagaaaaaggcaagacaagaaaaagaaagctaGCTAAACTAAGATGAGGCCAAGGAAAGGGCCCTTATGCATGCAGCTGCCAAAGGACCCTAACCCTAAGATATGAGGAGCAGATGCAAGCGTTAGTCACAAGCATTAtagatttatttcatttgtactatttttccttttccatgtAAAGGACAGCATAACTGCAAAATGCAAACCCCAATTGGCAATGGAAATTACCTCAATTGCTCAAAATATCTTTGACGAACTGAAGGAAGTGGAAAAGGAGTTAATTTCAATCATGGGTCCCAATATGGAACCAGTACTGTATGATTGTTTTGATgttacttttttatttgtatgattaatttttcatcGAATTATTATATCGTTTatgatatttaatatatttatttaatttaaaacatgAGATAGTGGTTAGGTAACCAAACTCCTCAAGAAATGTTTACTACTATATATAATTAGTATATTATATACAGCTGGGGTGAGCTGTTTGCCATAAACAACCATAATGTACACTTTTGGTGCACTAGGAAATACTTGTTATGGTGGAAATTTCATCAAAACTAGGAGACAGaagataaaaaggaaaaaggatgatAGAAGACAACACCGAATTCAGAAGAAAAATTTGcttaatatgatattttttaagttatatttaactcaaaaattcatttgtattgaaaattattgagTTATCTCTCTAACATATTCTTAAGAAGGCGTAGTAGAGATCGAAATTTATCATATTAGAGATGTTCATGCTATATATATCTTATAATGTCTAATTCAGgagattaattttttgtgtTTGCTTGCAGATTTTCAATCTTCTCATTAAAAAGAAATCTGGGAATGGGGCAAAGCATAGAGAAGATCAAAGGGCTGTTACCATGGCAGCCAAAGGGGAGCCatacatgatgatgttgaggCCTGCGCACATGAAGCCTATTGCATCGATACGAGTTTCTCCTGTCAATGCTAACTGAGTGACTACAATGGCTGCTGCTAGAAAACCCACATCCAATATCCCTACGAGAATGCCTGTCTTGACCTGGAAAGATGTGAAGATTAAGTTAAGAGTTTACTAGGGTAAGTGACAGTGAGATTTCTCCtattttagaaaaatgaaagaaaatcttAAGTTTACCCTCATCTTTTTTGGTGCATATATGAGGAACAAAACAACGTAGACAGCTTCAACCAGGATGCCAAAGCCATTAACAGTGGCGACAAGGAGTCCTCCAGGCTTGGTGATTCCATAGTAAGTCCACAAGGATGAATTCAACAGTGTGCAAATGTACGGAAGGCTCTCAAAATCCTCTGTCGACTGACGCTTTATTATTCTCCAAAATGTCCCACTgcagaaacaaaaccaaaccCATAGCTAGGTTTTAGATCATGGAAATCAGCCATTTTCATCTTATTATTTTGAAGTTTCAAGCTGAGAAGGGTATATATGGCTAACAAAGGCTTACAttggagaaagaaaaaccaGAACTGAGATGACGTTGCCTGCATGAAGAAATCAAACATGAGATTTTCATTTCATGTATCTTTGCAGAAAGATCTATTCATGATCAGAAGCTTAAACAGTCAAACTCATACTGCAgaatgagatatttatggTACAGGTAAAGAACTAAAAGAAGGAAAGTACTGATGTTTGTGCCTTACCGACAACACCCACTATGAAACTTGACCCAACCATATCTACTGAAAATGATTGGGAAAAAAATGGCAAAAAGAAGATTGTATGTTTGGGAATTAAAGGGAAGATTGGGGAAGTTAGCttaagaaaggaaaggaggGGGAATTAGTCTAGCTTTGCACCATTTTTTAAGCGCCTTACATGGTAGATATAGAAAGCCTGCCAACTCGATGCAATTATTTTGTAGTACAGAAGATGATACTCGTTGGAGAGTACTTTATGTAGTTTAATTTTGCCATATGGCTATGTCcctatgatttttattttccctGTTAAAAAGTTGTGGTTGATATAAGGTTGTCAAACAGTTTATGACTCGAGAATCACACAATATCACAAGAATATTAATACTCCTTCGTCTCTTTTTTGAAAGGTGGAAAGGAAGAACACCGTAAAAAGAGCAAGAAAGACTGATAACATGATTATAAAACTAGAAAAATGGTAAAACGTGATCTAATCCACGGGAGAAATTCGATTGTGGAAGTATATAATAATAGAATGAGGGCCCTGGAAGGCTGATATTTCTCATTCTGTATCACTCGTTGTATAGTTTATGTTGAAACGAGGATCACATGCTCACCGACTTGCACTGAGGCTACCATTCTCTTCCGTTTCCTGATTACAAAAATCTAACTGTGGtggattaattaattaacaaataattaTGATGTTAATCAAGAGGGGCCCTACagctttgaaaataaaaaatttatgacaCCCCCCCTAAAGAAATTGCAGGAATTTTGGAGCTCTTTCCTTTGTTTTGTGGTGGC is drawn from Theobroma cacao cultivar B97-61/B2 chromosome 4, Criollo_cocoa_genome_V2, whole genome shotgun sequence and contains these coding sequences:
- the LOC18603529 gene encoding bidirectional sugar transporter SWEET17 → MVGSSFIVGVVGNVISVLVFLSPIGTFWRIIKRQSTEDFESLPYICTLLNSSLWTYYGITKPGGLLVATVNGFGILVEAVYVVLFLIYAPKKMRVKTGILVGILDVGFLAAAIVVTQLALTGETRIDAIGFMCAGLNIIMYGSPLAAMKTVVTTKSVEYMPFFLSFFLFLNGGIWAFYALLVQDYFLGIPNGIGFLLGTAQLLLYAIYRNGKPSSNNISEGLMEQGWPTEPLISPLH